Within Prinia subflava isolate CZ2003 ecotype Zambia chromosome 10, Cam_Psub_1.2, whole genome shotgun sequence, the genomic segment GCTTCTGGGAGTTAAATGTGtcatttttatatatgtataacaATATTGAACAATAGTATGTTGTGCCACCTTAATTTTAATTGTCAATACCCTTAATTCTCTTGATGGGAGAAGATGGGGAATTACGTATAAGAATATGTAATACACAAGGGCTTTTTTagaatttgtgtatttttaactgGGTAGAATTATTTAATCTAGTAGAAAATTCTAAGAGCCATCATGTTAATGTACCACTTTGATTTTGGAATTCTTCATAAATAAGAAATCACTTATATAAGTTTATGATGGTAGTGAAGGACTGCTAATAATGCATCAGCCATCTCTTTAACTTACACCTGCTTGTTGCTTCTACTGAAGCAGTATCCAAATGTTTGGTTAAAATACACCTTCTCTCATGCTAATGTCACTCTTTAAATTTTTGCACTCTCAAGTACCTTTCCTTAAACTAAATCCATGAGGTGATGGCTGAGGTCTGGTCCCAGAAGTTCTTGGATCCTTTTGCTATGCTCTAGAGTCCAGGCCACATGTTACATGTCTTTAAAACTAAAAACAGTAATAAACGTCAAGTATTTAATGGTGAGGTAAAATTTTCTAACAATTCTCTaagaatgtctttttttttcttttttcttctaccAGCTGCTGTTCTCTCACAGGTGAAAGTCATGATCACGCTAACAGAACTCAAATGCTTAGCAGATGCCCAGTCATCCTACCACATACTAAAGCCATGGTGGGATGTCTTCTGGTATTACCTCACCATGATAATGCTGCTAGTTGCTGTGCTCGCTGGGGCTCTCCAGATTACTCAAACCAGAGTATTGTGCTGTCTTCCTTGCAAGCTAGAATTTGACAATCATTGTGCTGTGCCTTGGGATTTAGTTAGAGCCAACCTTAACATGTCAGCTAGCTCGACAGCACCGATCATCATCCCGCTTAAAATCCAGAATTATCTCCATCGGCAGCAGTATTCCTACATTGATGCGGTCTGTTATGAGCGACAGCTTCACTGGTTTGCCAAATTTTTTCCATACCTAGTGCTTTTGCATACCTTTATTTTTGCAGCTTGCAGTAATTTCTGGCTTTACTATCCTAGTACAAGTTCCAGGCTTGAGCATTTTGTAGCCGTTCTTCAGAAGTGTTTTGACTCCCCGTGGACAACGCGTGCCCTCTCAGAAACAGTTGCTGAGCAGTCTGCGAGGAAGCTGCCCACAGCCAAATCAAAAACAGCGATTTCATCACCTCAGTGCTCAGGAGACATAGGCGCCAGCAGACAGTCCCTGCCCTATTCACAACATGGCTTGGAAACAACTGGAAGGGAAAATTCAAGTGTTCTTGACAAAAAAGAAGGGGAACAAGCTAAAGCTATATTTGAAAAAGTGAAGAAATTCAGAGTACATGCCGAAGAAAAGGATGTCGTATACACAGTGTATATGAAACAGATTATAGTGAAAGTCTTTGTAGTTATCATAATAGTAATTTATGTCCCCTACTATTTATCATTTATTACACTTGAAATTGATTGTGTAGTTAATGTTCAAGCCTTTACAGGCTACAAAAGGTACCAGTGTGTTTATTCGCTAGcagaaatttttaaagttttggcTTCATTTTATGTTGTTTTAGTGATTTTCTATGGATTAACTTGTACTTACAGCTTGTGGTGGATGTTAAGAAGTTCACTTAAGCAATACTCTTTTGAGAAATTGAGAGAGAAAAGTAATTACACTGATATACCTGATGTGAAGAATGACTTTGCATTTATTCTTCACTTGGCAGATCAGTATGATCCTCTTTATTCCCAACGATTCTCAATATTCCTGTCTGATTTGAGTGAAAATGAACTGAAACAGATAAATCTTAACAATGAATGGTCagtggaaaaactgaaaaataaactagTAAAAAACTCCCAAGACAAGACTGAACTTCACCTTTTCATGTTAAATGGTCTTCCAGACAGTGTCTTTGAACTGACAGAAATAGAAGTCCTAAGCCTGGAACTTATTCCTGAAGCCAAACTTCCTTCAGCTGTGACCCAGCTTGTCAGTCTCAAAGAGCTCAATGTTTATCATTCATCACTGACAATGGATTATCCAGCAGTCAGctttttagaagaaaatctgaaaaccTTGCGTTTGAAGTCTAGTGAGATGGGAAGAATTCCATTTTGGGTCTTTCATCTGAAAAACCTACAAGAATTATGCTTAACAGGATATTTCATGCTAGATCATCACAACTCCATATACAATGACGGCTTTCAGGGGCTAAAAAATCTGAGATCAATTCACTTAAAAAACAACCTTTCCCGTATACCTCAAGTGATTACAGATCTTCTGCCTTCTTTACAACACTTGTCTATCAACAATGAGGGAAATAAACTGATAGTGCTAAATAACCTGAAGAAGCTGGTAAACCTGAGAACCTTGGAACTCATCTGCTGTGATTTAGAGCGCATTCCCCATTCCATTTTTACCCTAAACAATTTGCATGAAATtgacttaaaagaaaataatctcagAACAGTGGAAGAAATAATTAGTTTCCAACATCTTAAGAATCTTTCTTGCTTAAAATTGTGGCACAACAGTATTTCATATGTCCCAGTGCAGATTGGTGCATTATCAAACTTGGAACAGTTGTatctaaattataataatattaaGAATGTTCCATTGCAGCTGTTTCTTTGTAGAAAGTTACACTATTTGGATCTTAGCTATAATAAGCTAACCTCCATCCCTGAAGAAATTGGATATCTGAGCAACCTGCAGTACTTGGCTTTGACAAAAAACCATGTAAGTAGAACTTTGAATTACTACTCAAAAACAGACTTAAGCTGCCATTTCTTCTGGGACAGCCTCTAGCTTTGGTGGTGTTTGTGATTGAAGTAAATCCAGAAAAAAGGGGTGGTGCTTGTTTAATTACTAAAGCTTTGGTATCAGCAAAGCTCACATAATACCGAATAAGTACTATCCTGGTTTGTAATGGCTTAAGGCTTTGACCCAGAGATGGTATAGGTTAGCATGGCTGCAGAAACATCTTTCCTTTCACTGCAGTTTTCAATCCTCTGTAATATTTTAATGGAAGTGGACAGTGTTTAATGTTTACCTTGAAATGTCAAACTGAAAGCCAGAGTGAATGAACAGCTGGTTTATGAACAGTTCAGGTGTGTgactgggaaaagggaaataattaTGGTTGCTAACCTCACAATCAGTGCTAACCTGTCTGGCTTGTTAGTGTGGGGCTGAGGCTTGTGACTGCTTTTGAGGTTTATAGTGGTTTTCATGGTGaggctggtttgggttgttACATGCCAGGATGACTGTACTGCACAGTTAGCTGCTTGTGCAGGTTTCAccacacaggagctgctgatgcCTCTCCAGTCTTGTTCTTGTGCTTGCTCTTCATTAAGTGATTCTGGGAATGGAAGGCTCTTCCTCTCCCCGCCACCTGCACACGTCTGCGTGCACGCATGGATGTGCTCCCTCTTCCAGGCCTGGCTTGTGCCACAAGCTAAGCAGCTTTGTAAGAAAACAGGGATAAGAAAGCCATGCTCTCAAGCACTTGATCACATAATGATAGAGAAATTACagtcctccttttcctttcataaACCAAGAGGATTTTTTACCctaaaataaaaaggggaaatgtCAAAACATGCAGCTGCACATAGCCTAATGACTTCTAATGtactttgtttttgttcttctctttcctttttctagaTTGAAATGCTGCCTGATGGATTATTTCAGTGCAAAAAGCTGCAATTTCTTCTTCTGGGAAATAACAGCCTGATGAATTTGTCCCCTTTCGTGGGTCAGCTACTGAATCTTGTTCACTTAGAGCTCATTGGAAACTATCTTGAATCACTTCCTGCTGAACTGGAAGAATGTCAGCTCTTAAAGCGAAATAATCTAATTGTAGAAGAAAGGTTGTTAAAAACACTTCCACTTCGTGTAAGAGAGCGTTTGCAGGCATGCTCAGATAAGTCCTAAGTTCAAAATGAAACTCTGCAATGTTGCATTCTGCAAGTCTTGCTTAGTATCTCTAAAGATCTATATAGGTAGAGAGGAGTGAAGGAGAGAGCAATTTACAAATCAGTCTTAAACTTCAGTGCATTGAACTGAGTTGATCgtattggaaaagaaaaatttattcaCGTTCAAACAAAAGATGCAGCCTTTTACAGGTAAACATGTTTGAATTTTGGAACATGAATTGTTGGTTAGGTTCTATTGATTGAAATAATTCAGCTAAATGTTTATGGTagtattaaaaaagaagagatgaTTGCCTGGCTATAGTGAGAGTGTATAtacttttttcctgtgagaatTTTTTCTCTTGATAGTGATGATATAAAATAGTTCTATTTCCTGCCATATGAGGTCTAAGAACTGGAATTAGTTTCTAAATATGAACTCTTCTCTAACTTAGGATGTATTAAATTAAGAGTTAAAACTATTTGAGCAGTTTAATTGCATGGGGTATACGGAAAGTAATTTTTCAACataacttaatttttaaagcttttgacAAGTACTAAGCATTAATTCTATAATTGTGGAAAATGCCATT encodes:
- the LRRC8B gene encoding volume-regulated anion channel subunit LRRC8B, whose product is MITLTELKCLADAQSSYHILKPWWDVFWYYLTMIMLLVAVLAGALQITQTRVLCCLPCKLEFDNHCAVPWDLVRANLNMSASSTAPIIIPLKIQNYLHRQQYSYIDAVCYERQLHWFAKFFPYLVLLHTFIFAACSNFWLYYPSTSSRLEHFVAVLQKCFDSPWTTRALSETVAEQSARKLPTAKSKTAISSPQCSGDIGASRQSLPYSQHGLETTGRENSSVLDKKEGEQAKAIFEKVKKFRVHAEEKDVVYTVYMKQIIVKVFVVIIIVIYVPYYLSFITLEIDCVVNVQAFTGYKRYQCVYSLAEIFKVLASFYVVLVIFYGLTCTYSLWWMLRSSLKQYSFEKLREKSNYTDIPDVKNDFAFILHLADQYDPLYSQRFSIFLSDLSENELKQINLNNEWSVEKLKNKLVKNSQDKTELHLFMLNGLPDSVFELTEIEVLSLELIPEAKLPSAVTQLVSLKELNVYHSSLTMDYPAVSFLEENLKTLRLKSSEMGRIPFWVFHLKNLQELCLTGYFMLDHHNSIYNDGFQGLKNLRSIHLKNNLSRIPQVITDLLPSLQHLSINNEGNKLIVLNNLKKLVNLRTLELICCDLERIPHSIFTLNNLHEIDLKENNLRTVEEIISFQHLKNLSCLKLWHNSISYVPVQIGALSNLEQLYLNYNNIKNVPLQLFLCRKLHYLDLSYNKLTSIPEEIGYLSNLQYLALTKNHIEMLPDGLFQCKKLQFLLLGNNSLMNLSPFVGQLLNLVHLELIGNYLESLPAELEECQLLKRNNLIVEERLLKTLPLRVRERLQACSDKS